ACGAATGGGGCTCATGAGGCGCGGACTCCTGCTTTGTCCGGGAGGTGCAAGGCGGTGATGATCTCGTCCACGATGCGATCCACAGGTGCGTCGATATCCACCGTCAGAATATGTTCGCCGGGCTGTGGCGGTTCCAGTGTCTCGATTTGACTGTCGAGCAGTCGGGGCGGCATGAAATGGCCGCCGCGCTGCGTAAGGCGCTGAGCGATCAGATCGGCCGGCCCTTTCAGGTGGACGATTCGTATGTCCTTGCGGCCGTGCACGAGGATATCGCGATAGGCGCGCTTCAGCGCGGAGCAGGCGATGATGGTCGGGGTGTTGTTCTCTGCATAACTGTCGATGGCGTCCGCGATGGCATGTAGCCAGGGCATGCGATCCCGGTCGGTCAGCGGAATGCCCGCCTTCATTTTTTCAATATTCGCGGCGGGATGAAAATCGTCGCCATCAATCTCGGTGAATCCGGAGCGCGCGGCGAGCGCCTGCGAGATCGTGGTCTTGCCCGAACCGGAGACGCCCATCACGATGATGATCCTGACGGTCCCGCTCGCCATCACGCCTCACCGGATTCCGGCGCCGCGGCTTTGTCGATCAGCCACCAGGTTTCGCCGCGCGCGGATTGCGCGTGCGTGGCGGGCAGATCTTCGCCCGCGAAAACGCGGGACAGGATCGCGCGCTTGTCGTGGCCGGCAGCGAGCAGTAGCATCTCGCGGCATTGCGCGAGGCAGGGCAGCGTCAGGCTGACGCGCGGCACGAAGGGCGCGACGTGTGCTTCCGGCACGCCGACGACCCAATGCTCTGTCTCGGAGGCGGCGGGATAGCCCGGAAACAACGAGGCGGTGTGACCGTCCGGCCCGACGCCGAGCAGCACGAGGTCGAACAGCGGTGCGCCGTCCGTG
The nucleotide sequence above comes from [Pseudomonas] carboxydohydrogena. Encoded proteins:
- a CDS encoding gluconokinase, with the translated sequence MASGTVRIIIVMGVSGSGKTTISQALAARSGFTEIDGDDFHPAANIEKMKAGIPLTDRDRMPWLHAIADAIDSYAENNTPTIIACSALKRAYRDILVHGRKDIRIVHLKGPADLIAQRLTQRGGHFMPPRLLDSQIETLEPPQPGEHILTVDIDAPVDRIVDEIITALHLPDKAGVRAS